The sequence below is a genomic window from Bacteroidales bacterium MB20-C3-3.
TCCGATGTTTCCCTTACTGCTTTGACAATTTCACTGTAACCGGGGATGAAACTTGTTCTGTCCAGAGAGTTTGCCCCGTCAATATTTCTAAAAGAGATTCCAATATAATCCGGAGAGTACCCGGTTATCCTTTTTTTCAACCCTTCAATATCTGTCAGGTTCATATCACACAGTTCTGTCTCAATCCACGGAGCCCTCTCTTTGAGATAGGTTTGAAGGTATGATAATCCTATCGGGTAAACCGGATAGGGGTCTGCAAGTCTGTTTGCAGAGATAAAGAGTAATCTTTTAATCTCTCTCATAGCCAAAATTTATAAAAATTATACCACTGTTCCGGAGCAGAAATTACTGCCCTCTCCAGCTCATCCACATAGGCATTGAGGATAATCCTCTCACCACCCCTCTTTCTGCTCATCTCATCTCCTTTGAACAGCCTGAAAATGAATCTGTACTTTTTAAAACCCTCCCTGACAGCAAAATAAAAAATCACCGGAGAATCAGTTCTTGATGCCAGAACAAATGGTCCCAAAGGGAAATGCGCTCCCTGTCCAAGAAACTTTGCCTCCATATTTTTACCATTAGGTGTAAGCCTGTCACCCTGCATGGCAACATACCCGCCGCCTGAAATTGCATCTCGTATATGAAATATATGATCCAGAGAGTCTTCAGAGACCGGAATTACAGAGAAGGCTCCCAGTTTGTTCTCTCTATCCAGAATAGATTTAATATTTCTATACTCTTCATCCATCATAACCACGCTCATCTTTTTTCCATATTTGCCAAAATATGGCGCACCCACCTCCCAATTACCAAAATGGGCTCCAATTATTAATGCTCCTGAATCTCCGGACAATATCTCCTTCACATCATCAGGTTCATCAAAAAGAAAAGTGAATTTACTGTACAATCCTGAAGATGCCGCTGTTTTATCAATCAGAGCAATACCAAGATTGAAATAATTAAGATACAAAAACTTAAGGGAGGCTAATCTGCTTTTATGCAATATATGTCTGGAATAAAACCAGACCCATTTTGTTGATGAGGGTGCAAAGGGAATAAAATAGAGAGCAACAAATGAAAGTAATACATAAGCTGCCCCGAGACCAAATCTTTTTATCAGAAATACAAAGATAAGGTATCCGGCTGCTCCGCCACGGGATTTTCCATTCCAATCATTCGGGTGCCCCTTTTTCATTTAACCTGTTGTTGATAAAGTGATAAAAATCATTGAAGGTCTTAATACCAACAAAATCCTTGGCAACGACCGTAAAGCCAAAGTTATGCTCAATGAGAACCACCATATCCACTAAGTCCAGGCTGTCCAGATCAAGGGTCTGCATCAGGGGAGCCTCAGGTGAAATTGTTTCAATATCTACTTCAAACTCCTCTGCCAGTACATTGTTTATTTTTTCTATAAGGGCTTGATCTATCATCTTAGTTTAGGTCTATTACTTATAATTTCTTAATAATGAGCGACGAATTAGTTCCTC
It includes:
- a CDS encoding acyltransferase codes for the protein MKKGHPNDWNGKSRGGAAGYLIFVFLIKRFGLGAAYVLLSFVALYFIPFAPSSTKWVWFYSRHILHKSRLASLKFLYLNYFNLGIALIDKTAASSGLYSKFTFLFDEPDDVKEILSGDSGALIIGAHFGNWEVGAPYFGKYGKKMSVVMMDEEYRNIKSILDRENKLGAFSVIPVSEDSLDHIFHIRDAISGGGYVAMQGDRLTPNGKNMEAKFLGQGAHFPLGPFVLASRTDSPVIFYFAVREGFKKYRFIFRLFKGDEMSRKRGGERIILNAYVDELERAVISAPEQWYNFYKFWL
- a CDS encoding phosphopantetheine-binding protein, with amino-acid sequence MIDQALIEKINNVLAEEFEVDIETISPEAPLMQTLDLDSLDLVDMVVLIEHNFGFTVVAKDFVGIKTFNDFYHFINNRLNEKGAPE